The Etheostoma cragini isolate CJK2018 chromosome 22, CSU_Ecrag_1.0, whole genome shotgun sequence genome segment AATGCATGTCTGAATGATGTTCAACACTACAGTTTTAAGTCATTTATAGGatttaaaccccccccccacacacacacacattgagccACCCTTTTTCCCAAAAAATGTCAGACTCAATTCTCCAGAACTGCTGATTTTTGATCCAATAAACAAAAGTATGCAGACAAATACTAAACCTAGATCTGTGTGTAactatgtattgtgtgtgcCAATCTCCGTTCACAACAGTCCCAGTTTGTATTCCACCATCATGTGTGGCTCGCCCATCATTTCACTCTGGGTTGGATCTGCAGGTtcacaggacacagagacagagtggtGGGGGTTAGAGATCATCTTTAAACAGCTGTGTGATTGGTTTTGTAAAAGGTGAAGGGATGAGGCTCTCACCGTTGAGGATGTCCTCAAAGCCGATGGACTCGTCGTTGCCTCGCAGCGTATCGAGAGCCAGGTTTGAACTCTGTAAGAACGGCAGACGCTGGatctgggaggaggagggacagacATCAAGATTtatggagggaggaggaggacttAAAACAGGAGCCAAAGGAAGTTGGCTATCAGAACTGGGAAGGTGGATTATCAGGACGTgaagcttttgtttgtgtgtgtgtgtgtgtgtgtgtgtgtgtgtgttacctgtcttGCTGCCCTGTATTCCATCTGCAGCTTGAGTGGAGCATGAAGACCCTGGATGTTTCTGAGGGTGGAGAAATTCATCCTGTCCTGGTTTGGCTGGAACTGCACACCACACCAACACAGACAAATGTTTAGAGTCCCGTAGCATTTCCCCCGTTAAACTGTCTCTTGTTCCTACTGCTCTGCGTGTAACAAATGACTCGGTCGTGTTGTTaagaataaagacattttaaccCAACATGACAGGTAcaggttttattgttaaaacactaacaatgggatttttttctatttttatttccccTATTAaaatttttgttaaaatgaatggaaatattAAACCCTAAAGATAACAATAACACTTTACATCCATATATTAATGGTGCAAAGATGTGTTTGAGAGACACTGTCAGAGTACAGGTGTGAGTAACATGAACTACGACTACATGGTGGGGCACACTGCGGCGCCTGGatctcggggggggggggggggggggggggggggggggggggggggggggggggggggggggtgtatcgTTGCCCACGGGTGCATTGCGTCaggtcggacacaaatctaaccagcatgcattgggcaCCAATCGCCGGTGATTGACTCTGAGCAGGCCCGGCTCAACTGTGATTAGACCTACTACAAATCAAAAAGTCTGCTGTTAAAAAGTCCACAGTGTGTAGTTGGCAAATTGCCTTCTTAGTATCGAAAAATGCTACGGAggaaatctcatcagcgtcagtgagccaatgagCATGCATCTACCAAGGTCTAATGATGCTCGTGATTGGCTGTCACACGTCGTAGAGGCAGGGAGAAAAACAACTCTACTCTAAGCACGGAGACTCATGTTGTAGGagctaaaatataaataaaatgatttttgtcGTAATGTGTGCTGTTGTAATTTAGTTTGtgttaaaaattgatttttataaaattggtatcaaaATAAACTATCGTTCAAGAACCGGCATCAAAGTCAAACTATTGGTATCGaaactgacattttgaacaATACCTAGCCCTACCCTATACACATCTACATAGTCTTATAAATAAGAGGTCTAATTACATTATTATTCTCTTACAATTTAGATTACTCACATTTTTCTCTGAGAGCTCCAGTGGGTGGCTTGGGAGGAGCTCATTCTTCACGCTGGTAAAGCTGTGtagcaaaagaaaaactactATAAGCAGGTGAAAATCTGTATTATGTAACTTGATTCATTTGGTTTCAAGGCTGAGACTATTAAAAGTTAACACACAGCAGTCCCTATTGAAAGAGAAAGCTGTCACACAAACTACATTGTTGACATCGTACCCATGAACATTTAATCGATGTtcaacacatgtacacatgtatttatttcatgCAGAGATCACTCTCTAgtcatacatacataaatattatatatacagtacatattggGAACTTGTAAAGTAATA includes the following:
- the pomp gene encoding proteasome maturation protein — translated: MKTRPNRIFNTVYRTESGRNGITMNTRGLRSQLKDSVPVAGLCPQGAYGVQDSLRSGFTSVKNELLPSHPLELSEKNFQPNQDRMNFSTLRNIQGLHAPLKLQMEYRAARQIQRLPFLQSSNLALDTLRGNDESIGFEDILNDPTQSEMMGEPHMMVEYKLGLL